Proteins co-encoded in one Rhodococcus sp. PAMC28707 genomic window:
- a CDS encoding acetyl/propionyl/methylcrotonyl-CoA carboxylase subunit alpha, translating to MPSHASAHITKVLVANRGEIAVRVIRAAADAGLTSVAVYAEPDADAPFVRLADEAFALGGQTSAESYLVIDKILDAAKKSGADAIHPGYGFLSENAEFAQAVIDAGLIWIGPSPQSIRDLGDKVTARHIAARAKAPSVPGTSEPVKDADEILAFVDEHGLPIAIKAAFGGGGRGMKVARTREEIPELFDSATREAISAFGRGECFVERYLDKPRHVEAQVIADQHGNVVVAGTRDCSLQRRFQKLVEEAPAPFLTDAQRAEIHSSAKAICREAGYYGAGTVEYLVGQDGLVSFLEVNTRLQVEHPVTEETSGIDLVLQQFRIANGEELSITEDPTPRGHSFEFRINGEDAGRGFLPAPGPVTTFVAPSGPGVRVDSGVESGSVIGGQFDSMLAKLIVTGATREEALARSRRALAEFKVEGLATVIPFHAAVVSDPAFIGDGTKFDVHTRWIETEWDNQVEPFTAGEPADEDEALPRQSVVLEVGGRRVEVSLPGQFSLGGGGAETDGAIRRKPKARKRGGSSAGAASGDAVTAPMQGTVVKVAVEEGQEVAEGDLIAVLEAMKMENPVNAHKAGIVTGLSVQPGSAITQGTVLAELK from the coding sequence GTGCCCAGCCACGCCAGCGCGCATATCACCAAGGTGCTTGTCGCCAATCGCGGCGAGATTGCAGTTCGGGTGATACGAGCAGCAGCGGATGCCGGCCTGACCAGTGTCGCGGTATACGCCGAACCTGACGCCGATGCCCCGTTCGTGCGCCTTGCCGATGAAGCCTTCGCTCTCGGTGGACAGACATCTGCCGAGTCGTACCTGGTGATCGACAAGATCCTCGACGCCGCCAAGAAGTCCGGCGCCGACGCCATTCACCCCGGCTACGGATTTCTGTCCGAAAACGCCGAATTCGCCCAGGCCGTCATCGACGCCGGGTTGATCTGGATCGGACCATCCCCGCAGTCGATTCGCGATCTCGGCGACAAGGTCACGGCCCGCCACATCGCCGCCCGCGCCAAAGCGCCTTCGGTCCCCGGCACTTCCGAGCCGGTCAAAGACGCAGACGAAATCCTCGCCTTCGTCGACGAACACGGTCTACCGATTGCCATCAAGGCGGCCTTCGGTGGCGGCGGACGCGGCATGAAGGTTGCCCGCACCCGCGAAGAGATTCCAGAGCTGTTCGATTCGGCCACCCGCGAAGCGATCTCCGCCTTCGGTCGCGGTGAGTGCTTCGTCGAGCGCTACCTGGACAAGCCGCGTCACGTCGAGGCGCAGGTCATCGCAGACCAGCACGGCAACGTCGTTGTCGCCGGCACCCGCGACTGCAGTCTGCAGCGCCGTTTCCAGAAGCTCGTCGAAGAAGCGCCTGCACCGTTCCTCACCGACGCCCAGCGCGCCGAAATCCATTCCTCCGCGAAGGCAATCTGTCGCGAAGCCGGCTACTACGGCGCAGGTACCGTCGAATACCTCGTCGGCCAGGACGGACTCGTCTCGTTCCTCGAGGTCAACACCCGCCTGCAGGTCGAGCATCCCGTCACCGAGGAGACCTCGGGCATCGACCTGGTGCTGCAGCAGTTCCGCATCGCCAACGGAGAAGAACTCTCCATCACCGAAGACCCCACGCCGCGCGGACACTCGTTCGAGTTCCGCATCAACGGTGAGGACGCAGGCCGCGGCTTCCTACCGGCCCCCGGACCGGTTACCACCTTCGTCGCTCCCTCGGGCCCCGGCGTACGCGTCGACTCCGGTGTCGAATCCGGCTCCGTGATCGGCGGCCAGTTCGACTCCATGCTCGCCAAGCTCATCGTCACCGGTGCCACCCGCGAGGAAGCCCTCGCACGCTCACGTCGCGCGCTGGCCGAGTTCAAGGTCGAGGGCCTGGCGACAGTCATCCCGTTCCACGCTGCCGTGGTCTCCGATCCCGCCTTCATCGGCGACGGTACGAAGTTCGACGTCCACACCCGTTGGATCGAGACCGAATGGGACAACCAGGTCGAACCGTTCACTGCCGGTGAGCCTGCCGACGAGGACGAGGCACTCCCACGGCAGTCCGTCGTTCTCGAGGTCGGTGGCCGTCGCGTGGAGGTCTCGCTCCCCGGCCAGTTCTCTCTCGGTGGCGGCGGCGCCGAGACCGACGGTGCGATCCGTCGTAAGCCGAAGGCTCGTAAGCGCGGTGGCTCGAGCGCAGGCGCAGCATCCGGCGATGCTGTCACCGCTCCGATGCAGGGCACCGTCGTCAAGGTTGCCGTCGAAGAGGGCCAGGAAGTCGCCGAGGGCGATCTCATCGCTGTCCTCGAGGCGATGAAGATGGAGAACCCGGTAAACGCCCACAAGGCAGGGATCGTCACCGGCCTGTCCGTGCAGCCGGGATCGGCCATCACTCAGGGCACGGTGCTCGCCGAACTGAAGTAA
- a CDS encoding DUF1707 domain-containing protein → MADNPDVRVGTAEREQALSALSQHFSDGRLTLPEFDERSAVVASANTRGQLDSVFTDLPSPSLDPTASTPLDLRKSTSPANTDEQDGADGWDWRKTAMAVTPIVALILFFVVPVSQSWLFFLLIPLVGALVTGGNRSRRRDR, encoded by the coding sequence ATGGCAGACAACCCGGACGTTCGTGTTGGTACGGCCGAGCGTGAACAGGCGCTTTCGGCTTTGAGCCAGCATTTCAGCGACGGGCGGCTCACCCTTCCCGAATTCGACGAGCGGAGCGCCGTGGTCGCGTCCGCCAACACACGCGGGCAGCTGGATTCGGTGTTCACCGACCTTCCTTCGCCATCGTTGGATCCGACTGCCTCGACTCCGTTGGACCTGAGAAAGTCGACTTCTCCCGCGAACACGGACGAGCAGGACGGCGCCGACGGGTGGGACTGGCGCAAGACAGCGATGGCGGTGACCCCGATCGTTGCGCTGATCCTGTTCTTCGTCGTCCCCGTCTCCCAGAGTTGGTTGTTCTTCCTGCTCATCCCACTCGTCGGTGCACTCGTCACCGGTGGAAATCGGTCCAGGCGGCGCGATCGGTGA
- a CDS encoding haloacid dehalogenase type II, whose translation MTGIDPPRALLFDVFGTVVDWRTSIAREVAAVTAAQVDSLAFADRWRSLYQPAMEQVRSGARPFTRLDVLHLESLRIVLSEFDVRILEPSILALNLAWHRLDPWPDSVAGIVRLKSTFVVAPLSNGNISLLLDMAKNAGIPWDAILGAEPARAYKPLPEAYLRTADILGLRPEQCMMVAAHNSDLMAARDCGFRTAFVSRPREYGPSQTEDVVPQSDWTYSVHSITELATVLHC comes from the coding sequence GTGACTGGGATCGATCCCCCGAGAGCACTGTTGTTCGATGTGTTCGGCACCGTGGTGGATTGGCGTACGAGCATTGCCCGCGAGGTCGCCGCGGTCACCGCAGCCCAGGTAGATTCACTCGCTTTCGCCGATCGGTGGCGCAGTCTCTATCAGCCGGCGATGGAACAGGTACGTTCCGGCGCGCGCCCCTTCACCAGACTCGATGTTCTGCACTTGGAGAGTCTTCGAATAGTCCTCTCCGAGTTCGATGTTCGAATTCTTGAACCCTCGATTCTCGCTCTGAATCTCGCGTGGCACCGCTTGGACCCGTGGCCGGATTCGGTAGCGGGCATCGTCCGCCTGAAGTCCACGTTCGTCGTTGCACCGCTGTCCAACGGAAATATTTCGCTTCTGTTGGACATGGCGAAAAACGCCGGCATTCCCTGGGATGCAATCCTCGGCGCAGAGCCTGCGCGCGCGTACAAGCCGTTGCCCGAGGCGTATCTCCGCACCGCTGACATCCTCGGCCTACGTCCCGAGCAGTGCATGATGGTCGCGGCTCACAACAGTGATCTGATGGCAGCCAGAGATTGCGGATTTCGAACAGCTTTCGTTTCTCGACCGCGGGAATACGGGCCTTCGCAGACGGAAGACGTTGTTCCGCAGTCGGACTGGACGTACAGCGTGCACTCGATCACCGAATTGGCCACGGTTCTTCACTGCTGA
- a CDS encoding condensation domain-containing protein yields the protein MEFTELADYAIPAGTITEWIPSVGPHASTPVLAGWQPDDRPTSYVHESHLRDSLNSPRQGRESWLGAAFDIEGPLDKRAFRRAVLAWIDRHESMRSHAAIDVDGGELSRVTAAEGTVEVWQVEQERCELSSEVLDHLQYLFDEYTSPLAWPAYAFVTVEPLETRNTGKVTVFFAADHSIIDGLSTVLVAHEISALYAQAVDGTAAALFEAGSYLDFGVSERRMHAELEHTHDAVVTWRRFLEAGDGQLPAFPLDIGNPSSGDTPQGGLTDWILDTERADSFSVACRKTGHSMFAGLLAALAMAGAELTGRTEFRTITPVHTRDQPHWASSLGWFVGLCPLSFDIADAESFGAIVARATQQVTATKPVARVPLDRVFRALGAAAKPRFVVSFMDVRFAPMADRWDDWNARALRSKQYDHDVYIWINRTPRGVNISARYPNNDIATAHVHRYVGVLRRILDEVVDTGTASLTAMVSSGPAMDCASFAPTSTNQ from the coding sequence ATGGAGTTCACCGAGTTGGCGGACTACGCCATACCCGCAGGCACCATCACGGAGTGGATTCCCAGTGTCGGCCCCCACGCGAGCACCCCGGTCCTGGCCGGCTGGCAGCCGGACGACCGACCTACGTCGTATGTGCACGAGTCGCACCTGCGCGACAGCTTGAACAGTCCCCGTCAGGGTCGGGAGAGTTGGTTGGGCGCTGCCTTCGATATCGAAGGACCGCTCGACAAGCGTGCGTTCCGACGTGCAGTGCTCGCGTGGATCGATCGCCACGAGTCGATGCGTTCGCACGCAGCCATCGATGTCGACGGCGGGGAGCTGAGCCGAGTCACTGCCGCTGAAGGGACCGTCGAGGTCTGGCAGGTAGAGCAGGAGCGCTGTGAGCTCTCCAGCGAGGTGTTGGACCATCTGCAGTACTTGTTCGACGAATACACCTCCCCTCTCGCCTGGCCCGCATATGCGTTCGTGACAGTAGAGCCACTGGAAACGCGGAACACCGGAAAGGTGACCGTCTTCTTTGCCGCCGATCACTCCATCATCGACGGCCTGTCCACCGTTCTGGTTGCCCACGAGATATCCGCGTTGTACGCCCAGGCCGTCGACGGCACAGCCGCTGCACTGTTCGAGGCTGGTAGCTACTTGGACTTCGGGGTGTCCGAGCGCCGGATGCACGCCGAACTCGAGCACACTCACGATGCCGTGGTGACCTGGCGCCGCTTCCTCGAAGCCGGCGACGGTCAGCTACCCGCCTTCCCTCTCGACATCGGTAACCCGAGCAGCGGTGACACTCCCCAGGGCGGGCTGACCGATTGGATCCTCGACACCGAACGGGCTGATTCCTTTTCTGTCGCGTGCCGAAAGACCGGCCACAGTATGTTCGCCGGACTGCTGGCCGCGTTGGCAATGGCCGGGGCGGAGTTGACCGGCCGGACCGAGTTCCGGACCATCACGCCGGTACACACTCGGGATCAACCGCATTGGGCGTCGTCACTCGGGTGGTTCGTCGGATTGTGCCCGCTCTCGTTCGATATCGCGGATGCGGAATCGTTCGGTGCGATCGTTGCGCGGGCTACTCAGCAGGTCACGGCAACCAAGCCGGTGGCCCGGGTCCCACTCGACCGAGTCTTCCGCGCGCTGGGTGCCGCTGCGAAGCCGCGCTTCGTGGTGTCGTTCATGGATGTGCGTTTCGCGCCGATGGCAGATCGGTGGGACGACTGGAATGCCCGGGCACTGCGCAGCAAGCAGTACGACCACGACGTCTATATCTGGATCAACCGCACACCGCGCGGGGTGAACATCTCGGCGCGCTACCCCAATAACGACATCGCAACCGCGCACGTTCACCGCTACGTCGGCGTGCTGCGACGAATCCTCGACGAGGTGGTCGACACAGGGACGGCGTCGCTGACCGCCATGGTGAGCAGCGGCCCGGCAATGGACTGCGCATCTTTCGCTCCGACATCTACCAATCAGTAG